A genomic window from Paenibacillus sp. FSL K6-0276 includes:
- a CDS encoding MogA/MoaB family molybdenum cofactor biosynthesis protein, translated as MSSVEEHRKEAPQTVSCYIITVSDTRTTETDTGGALIKSLLEEAGYEVIGSTIIKDNYQDIRELLYKCVDHTGIEAVLLTGGTGISPRDTTYEAVSSLLDKTLPGFGEIFRMLSFAEDIGSAAILSRAIAGTMGKTAIFSMPGSTGAVKLAMERLIMPELRHVMREIYKH; from the coding sequence TTGTCATCTGTTGAAGAACATCGGAAAGAAGCGCCTCAAACCGTTTCCTGCTATATCATTACTGTCTCGGACACTAGGACTACTGAAACAGATACCGGAGGAGCTTTGATTAAATCTTTGCTCGAAGAAGCCGGGTATGAAGTGATAGGCAGCACCATTATTAAAGACAATTATCAGGATATTCGTGAGCTACTGTATAAATGCGTCGATCATACCGGAATAGAAGCCGTTCTACTGACTGGTGGAACAGGGATTTCTCCACGAGATACGACCTATGAAGCTGTTTCCTCTTTACTAGATAAAACATTACCCGGCTTCGGTGAGATTTTTCGGATGCTAAGCTTCGCAGAGGACATCGGTTCAGCCGCTATTCTTAGTCGAGCTATCGCCGGTACCATGGGAAAGACCGCAATCTTCTCTATGCCAGGCTCTACTGGAGCCGTTAAACTGGCTATGGAACGGTTAATTATGCCGGAACTTCGCCATGTTATGCGCGAAATTTACAAGCATTAA
- a CDS encoding AMP-binding protein, with the protein MKKKRRRDEIYAPDTAHNKTCIENHSIAILDGREERTYSQFMRPVQQVSNGLRHGRHAKRNISILSGNRMEFAECVLGAIYAGCVCVLLDPKSATLQWLSKKESLHEGRYDRRFLLFIQS; encoded by the coding sequence TTGAAGAAAAAGCGCAGGCGTGATGAAATCTATGCACCTGATACAGCACATAATAAAACGTGCATTGAGAATCACAGTATTGCGATCTTAGACGGCCGGGAAGAACGTACATATTCTCAGTTCATGAGGCCGGTTCAACAGGTTTCAAATGGATTGCGGCATGGCAGACATGCGAAACGCAACATCTCTATCCTGTCCGGAAACCGCATGGAATTCGCCGAGTGTGTTCTCGGCGCCATCTACGCGGGATGCGTTTGCGTGCTGCTGGACCCTAAATCAGCTACATTACAATGGCTATCAAAGAAAGAAAGTTTGCATGAGGGGAGATACGATAGACGATTTTTACTCTTTATCCAATCTTAG
- a CDS encoding biotin transporter BioY: protein MKTKELIYAALFAALIAVLGMIPPLPLGFLPVPITAQTLGVMLAGCFLGKRMGTLSLVIFIILVAIGLPVLTGGRGGIAVLVGPSAGYIFSWPIAAGLIGWYSEKIWPKLQTWKLLAVNLIFGVMLVNLIGAPIMALITNTSIWTGLVGALVFLPGDIIKAVIAAVLTMQLKAISPIEEKAQA from the coding sequence TTGAAGACAAAAGAACTTATTTATGCTGCATTATTCGCAGCTCTCATCGCGGTGTTGGGCATGATTCCGCCCTTACCCCTCGGCTTCCTCCCCGTTCCGATTACTGCCCAGACGCTTGGCGTCATGTTGGCTGGATGTTTTCTAGGGAAACGGATGGGCACCCTCAGTCTAGTCATTTTCATCATTCTCGTAGCCATTGGCTTGCCTGTACTGACCGGCGGTCGCGGCGGAATCGCGGTTCTCGTTGGACCTTCTGCAGGGTACATATTCAGCTGGCCGATCGCGGCCGGCCTCATCGGCTGGTATTCCGAAAAAATCTGGCCGAAGCTCCAAACTTGGAAGCTGTTAGCCGTCAATCTGATCTTTGGCGTAATGCTGGTGAATCTGATTGGCGCACCCATCATGGCATTAATAACAAATACGTCGATCTGGACCGGACTTGTCGGTGCGTTGGTCTTTCTTCCGGGAGACATCATAAAAGCCGTTATTGCAGCCGTCTTAACAATGCAGCTTAAAGCAATCAGCCCTATTGAAGAAAAAGCGCAGGCGTGA